TCAAAATTATCAAAGCTAACTAATGGTAACGCAAAATTTAAAGTTGAAAACTTAATAGCACGAAAGATTCAAATTGAATTAAATGTATTGAATAATAATAACAAAGAGATGCAACATGATCTTATAGTTTTAAATGAAGATGTGTTGAAGCTTACTGACTTATCTGACAACCGACTTTTTTATCTTATCGATTGGGAAGTTGGTACGACTACAATTTCAAATGTAGAGTTGCAAAAATTGTTTGATTTGCTTACCTCAAACCTCGAGCCAGTCAATAGAAATCAAGAGGTTTTGCTGGAACATATTAGATTAATAGCTATGTCTAATATCAGCAAAGCGGAGCAGTTAAGCGGAGTTGAGAAGTTGCTGGAGTTGGTGGAGAGCAATATTTCTGACATATCTTCTAAAAGGTGGGTTAGTCTTTTGCATGACTGGTATCTAATGTCTAATATACAGGGGAAGCAATCGGCTAATAACATCAGTGACCGATTGGTCAAAAATGCTCAATTACTCCAATCCCTGCTAGATAGTGACCACCCATCAGTATATGTATTAGCGATATTGTCTAAGCAGACATCAGTAATTAATGGTTTTCCGCTTCCTGATAGTATTAGTGATATTTATAATAGTATAGATGCTAATGCTATGCCCCCATCATATCAGACAAACTATTTTATTATCGAACTCACAGAGTCGATCAAAAACAATAAACTGGAAGACTCATATTATATAATGAGCAATGTTTATGGTGATTTGTCTAGCTATGGTGAAAATGCACTCAATTACTATTTACAGTTTACGGTGTTTGCCAATAAGTTTAACCGCCAAGACCTATACCTAAACCATCTTTCAACACTCATTGAACACTATCGACAGAAGAATAATTTAGGCCATGCAGCTTACTTTACCTATGCCTTATGTAGTAATTCGGCTAATATTGACGAAAGGTATTCATCTGAATTCAAAGTCGGCGTTGATGCTTGTGATAAAGCAATGGAGTTTTATAAACAATATCAAGGTAGTAACAGTAATTTCTACATCATGTCACAGCTATCTAAGCTAGACCTTTTAACAACTTCAGATGATAGCAAAACATTAAATAGCTTAGTGGATGAAGCAGTTCAGTTAAAGAGGCATATATCTTATCCTGCTACTGAAAGAAAATATTATATAACTCTTTTTAGAGCCTACCTAGAACTGCAGGATTTTACTACTGCAGAGCAGCTCCTTTCTGAGTTTGAGTTATCAACAAAATCTAGCCTGTTTGATAAATATCTCCTTAAATTGGAACTGTTATCAAGAACAGAGAAAATTGATGAACTTGCTGTCGTGTTGAATTCCGTACCAGAAGTTGACTGCAATGGCATTTCAAATTCAAATATTAGAAATTTTAATCTATATCGAAATAATTCAAAAATGAAGCCTAAGTTATTATGCGAAGGAAAGTTGCACTGGAAAGATATAGTAAAGGATACTGATCTAGCAGAAGCTATCTATTCATCAGTCGACAGCTTTGTAACAGGCTTGTAGGGATTTGACATAGTGTTAATGACAATGACAATGACAATGACAATGCCAATTTCGATTAAAGCTTAAATAAAAAAGCTTTAATCGTTATTGGTGAGGTTGTTAAATACTAATTGGTATTGCGGGGCTAGACAAGTACTTGTTTGGTGAGTTTTTTAAATCGCTGGCGCAACCTTTACATACCTTAGGGGCTTCATCGGGCGCTTGGCGCTTAGCCTGTTTAGCGCAAAATAATCCATTGGCGGCATATCAGCGACTAGAAGACTTGTATATCGACCAGCGTTACGACAGCAAACCTACTGCGGTAGAAGTGTCGATGCAAGTAAAAGGGATCCTTAAAGGCCTGCTAGGCAGTCAAGGGGCGGCTGAAATTGTCTCGAACCCATTAGTTAATAGTCATTACATTGCCTG
The Shewanella sp. KX20019 DNA segment above includes these coding regions:
- a CDS encoding serine/threonine-protein kinase → MQNLYEHYCHLSTLNEKEKSDYIESLKHDEVTYIALKKMLMDVSIDITQIFNESIELAGEQITGNLQTGDSVSKYKIIELLGKGGMGSVYLGKRQDGEYAQDVAIKVVPLALLDNESEQIFNYEAQALASLNHTNIVSVLDAGRDERGFAYIVMQYVSGQTLSKYVERNLLSEQQKLELFMQVIDGITHAHANQILHRDIKPENILVDAQGQVHIIDFGISKFIHSPKTEYVEPYLKALSFAYASPEQKLGEHITIASDIYSLGKVLYDLIDDTTVLQSIALKSTQDDTQQRYQTTTELKADIESFLYNKPTIAFNNPWYNSGLWFKRNYIRFSLVLVIAIVSVISGGKYYDSYIYAQQQTLLADSNLKLAENMLKQVDVRVVTEIERQRALVNSARSIDISLLPLEQAVRFTLSLANAYKTIGDYKQCQLYTSKLSKLTNGNAKFKVENLIARKIQIELNVLNNNNKEMQHDLIVLNEDVLKLTDLSDNRLFYLIDWEVGTTTISNVELQKLFDLLTSNLEPVNRNQEVLLEHIRLIAMSNISKAEQLSGVEKLLELVESNISDISSKRWVSLLHDWYLMSNIQGKQSANNISDRLVKNAQLLQSLLDSDHPSVYVLAILSKQTSVINGFPLPDSISDIYNSIDANAMPPSYQTNYFIIELTESIKNNKLEDSYYIMSNVYGDLSSYGENALNYYLQFTVFANKFNRQDLYLNHLSTLIEHYRQKNNLGHAAYFTYALCSNSANIDERYSSEFKVGVDACDKAMEFYKQYQGSNSNFYIMSQLSKLDLLTTSDDSKTLNSLVDEAVQLKRHISYPATERKYYITLFRAYLELQDFTTAEQLLSEFELSTKSSLFDKYLLKLELLSRTEKIDELAVVLNSVPEVDCNGISNSNIRNFNLYRNNSKMKPKLLCEGKLHWKDIVKDTDLAEAIYSSVDSFVTGL